One window from the genome of Dyella sp. A6 encodes:
- a CDS encoding IS3 family transposase (programmed frameshift) produces MKKRFSEEQIIGFLREADAGLPIKELCRKHGFSEASYYLWRSKFGGMSVPDAKRLKELETENTRLKKLLAEQMLENEVIKDVLRKKPVGAPARRALVRQMIDKGLSERCALRVVGMSASAYRYQAQPDRNVVLRRRIVELAQRHKRYGVGMIHLKLRQESGEPVNYKRVERLYREERLQVRRRKRKKVPVSERQPLCRPSAPNEVWSMDFVFDRTADARVLKCLTIVDDATHESVGIEVERAISGIGVTRVLDRLGLIRGLPKTIRTDNGKEFCGKAMVAWAHEHGVQLRLIEPGKPNQNAYIESFNGRLRDECLNEHWFPSLLHARTEIERWRREYNEERPKKALGGLTPAAYAKQLK; encoded by the exons GTGAAGAAGCGCTTTTCCGAAGAACAGATCATCGGCTTCCTGCGCGAGGCGGATGCCGGCCTGCCGATCAAGGAGCTGTGCCGCAAGCACGGCTTCAGCGAGGCCTCCTACTACCTGTGGCGCAGCAAGTTCGGCGGCATGAGCGTGCCGGACGCCAAACGCCTGAAGGAGCTGGAGACGGAGAACACGCGGCTGAAGAAGCTGCTGGCTGAGCAGATGCTTGAGAACGAGGTGATCAAGGACGTCCTGCGAAAAAAAC CCGTAGGCGCACCGGCCCGACGCGCGTTGGTGCGCCAGATGATCGACAAGGGGCTGAGCGAGCGGTGCGCGTTGCGCGTGGTGGGCATGAGCGCCAGCGCGTACCGCTATCAGGCGCAGCCGGACCGCAACGTGGTGCTGCGACGGCGGATCGTGGAGCTGGCGCAGCGGCACAAGCGCTACGGCGTGGGGATGATCCACCTGAAGCTTCGGCAGGAGAGCGGCGAGCCGGTGAACTACAAGCGTGTGGAGCGGTTGTATCGGGAGGAGCGGCTGCAGGTGCGCCGGCGTAAGCGGAAGAAGGTGCCGGTGAGCGAGCGGCAGCCGCTGTGTCGTCCATCGGCGCCCAACGAGGTGTGGTCAATGGACTTCGTGTTCGATCGCACCGCCGACGCCCGCGTCCTCAAGTGCCTGACCATCGTCGACGACGCCACCCATGAATCGGTCGGCATCGAGGTCGAACGAGCCATCTCCGGGATCGGCGTGACGCGCGTGCTGGATCGCCTGGGGCTGATTCGCGGCTTGCCCAAGACGATCCGCACCGACAACGGCAAGGAGTTCTGCGGCAAGGCGATGGTCGCCTGGGCGCACGAGCACGGTGTGCAGCTGCGCCTGATCGAACCGGGCAAACCGAACCAGAACGCCTACATCGAATCATTCAACGGCCGCCTGCGCGACGAATGCCTCAACGAACACTGGTTTCCCAGCCTGCTGCACGCCCGCACCGAGATTGAACGCTGGCGGCGGGAATACAACGAGGAGCGACCGAAGAAGGCGTTGGGCGGGCTGACACCGGCCGCCTACGCGAAGCAGTTAAAGTAA
- a CDS encoding PadR family transcriptional regulator has protein sequence MDDGSGQLKKFQKELSAGTVSLVLLAVLGRSRQPLYGYQIAKRLEELGEGVLAGKQSALYPVLRNLEAAGLLESEVQPSVSGPPRRYYRITKPGREALRAWTDAWNATRDSVDKVLLGEL, from the coding sequence ATGGACGACGGCAGCGGTCAACTGAAGAAGTTCCAGAAGGAGCTGTCGGCCGGCACGGTGTCGCTGGTGTTGCTGGCGGTGCTGGGGCGGTCCCGTCAGCCGCTGTACGGCTACCAGATCGCCAAGCGGCTGGAGGAACTGGGCGAGGGCGTGCTGGCCGGCAAGCAAAGTGCGCTGTACCCGGTGCTGCGCAACCTGGAGGCGGCCGGCCTGCTGGAAAGCGAAGTGCAGCCGTCGGTCAGCGGGCCACCGCGCCGCTACTACCGCATCACCAAACCCGGACGCGAGGCGTTGCGCGCATGGACGGACGCCTGGAACGCCACTCGCGATTCGGTCGACAAGGTTCTTCTGGGAGAGTTGTGA
- a CDS encoding sensor domain-containing protein, which produces MAVPRTIEEYLSQLRAALRGADPALIQDALYDAEEHLRAELAEQPGRSEAEMLEQVVGSYGAPDEVAEIYRDQEIKIQRALRPPSLPPRRSLAARFFGVAVDPRTYGALFYLLLSLATGIFYFTWVTVGLTLSVGLSVLIIGLLVVALFFATVRVLSLMEGRIVEAMLGVRMPRRPVYAPPGRSLLQRIGAMFTDVHTWTTLCYMWLMLPLGILYFTLTVTLLSVAVSFLGMPLLMLVHPDWLQGLYVHHMFMVDWGYGPHVPGWGEAIVMGVVGLLLLFGTLHLARGLGRLHGALAKHMLVPRQSES; this is translated from the coding sequence ATGGCTGTGCCGAGAACGATCGAGGAATACCTCAGCCAGTTGCGTGCCGCCCTGCGCGGCGCCGACCCCGCGCTGATCCAGGATGCGCTGTACGACGCCGAGGAGCACCTGCGCGCTGAACTGGCCGAACAGCCAGGCCGCAGCGAGGCGGAAATGCTGGAGCAGGTGGTCGGCAGCTACGGTGCGCCGGACGAGGTGGCGGAGATCTACCGCGACCAGGAGATCAAGATCCAGCGCGCATTGCGGCCGCCGTCGCTGCCGCCGCGTCGTTCGCTGGCCGCGCGCTTTTTCGGCGTGGCGGTGGACCCGCGCACTTATGGCGCACTGTTCTACCTGCTGCTGTCGCTGGCCACCGGCATCTTCTACTTCACCTGGGTCACTGTGGGGCTGACACTCTCGGTGGGGCTGTCGGTACTGATTATCGGCCTGCTGGTGGTGGCGCTGTTCTTCGCCACGGTGCGGGTGTTGTCGCTGATGGAAGGGCGCATCGTGGAAGCGATGCTGGGCGTGCGCATGCCGCGGCGGCCGGTGTACGCACCGCCGGGGCGCAGCCTGCTGCAGCGGATCGGCGCGATGTTCACCGACGTGCATACCTGGACCACGCTCTGCTACATGTGGCTGATGCTGCCGCTGGGCATCCTCTATTTCACCCTGACGGTGACGCTGCTTTCGGTGGCGGTGAGTTTCCTGGGCATGCCCTTGCTGATGCTGGTTCACCCGGACTGGCTGCAGGGCCTGTATGTGCACCACATGTTCATGGTGGACTGGGGTTACGGTCCGCACGTGCCGGGCTGGGGCGAGGCCATCGTGATGGGCGTGGTCGGGCTGCTGCTGCTGTTCGGTACGCTGCACCTGGCGCGCGGGCTGGGGCGTCTGCACGGTGCACTCGCCAAGCACATGCTGGTGCCACGGCAGTCTGAAAGCTGA
- a CDS encoding DUF1501 domain-containing protein, which translates to MNRRQFLFAAGAVAAAPMLSFSSRLFAAPPGSPRFLLVFLRGGYDCNNLLVPCGSDFYYASRPTIAIARPDPGNPESAVALNADWGLNPVVRDALMPLWQRRQLAFVPFAGTTDLSRSHFETQDHIERGEPDGAGTNYRSGFLARLSKVLTGVPAIAFTNELPLSFQGAGHDIPNISLRANPRAGFNPRQSAILASMYKGTPLAAATADGLALPRSLSADLRDEMIQASRGAPGPNNFAMETRRIATLMRDKYRLAFVDVGGWDTHVNQGNTRGGLANNLHNLSTGLAAFADTMGNDWNDTVVVVLSEFGRTFRENGDHGTDHGHGTVHWVLGGKVSGGRLAGEQVAVNQPNLLQNRDYPVLNNYRDMLGGMFRRMWGLNPNQLQQVFPRAKPGDLGLV; encoded by the coding sequence ATGAACCGTCGCCAGTTCCTGTTCGCCGCCGGTGCGGTCGCTGCCGCCCCCATGCTCTCGTTCTCCAGCCGGCTGTTCGCCGCGCCGCCCGGCTCACCGCGCTTCCTGCTGGTTTTCCTGCGCGGCGGCTACGACTGCAACAACCTGCTGGTGCCCTGCGGCAGCGACTTCTACTACGCGTCACGCCCGACCATCGCGATTGCCCGGCCGGATCCCGGCAACCCCGAAAGCGCGGTCGCGCTGAATGCGGACTGGGGCCTCAATCCGGTGGTGCGCGACGCACTAATGCCGCTGTGGCAACGCCGCCAGCTCGCCTTCGTGCCGTTCGCCGGCACCACCGACCTCAGCCGCAGTCATTTCGAGACCCAGGACCATATCGAACGCGGCGAACCCGACGGGGCCGGCACCAACTACCGTTCCGGTTTCCTTGCGCGGCTGTCGAAGGTGCTTACCGGTGTGCCCGCCATCGCCTTCACCAACGAGCTGCCGCTGAGCTTCCAGGGTGCCGGCCACGACATTCCCAACATCTCGCTGCGCGCCAACCCGCGCGCCGGCTTCAACCCGCGGCAGTCGGCAATCCTGGCCAGCATGTACAAGGGCACGCCGCTGGCCGCCGCCACCGCCGACGGCCTGGCGCTGCCGCGCTCGCTGTCGGCCGACCTGCGCGACGAAATGATCCAGGCCAGCCGCGGAGCGCCGGGCCCGAACAACTTCGCCATGGAAACCCGCCGCATCGCGACACTGATGCGCGACAAGTATCGGCTCGCCTTCGTCGACGTGGGCGGCTGGGACACCCACGTCAACCAGGGCAACACCCGCGGCGGCCTTGCCAACAACCTGCACAACCTGAGCACCGGACTGGCCGCCTTCGCCGACACCATGGGCAACGACTGGAACGACACCGTGGTGGTGGTGCTGTCGGAGTTCGGCCGCACCTTCCGCGAAAACGGCGACCACGGCACCGACCATGGCCATGGCACCGTGCACTGGGTGCTCGGCGGCAAGGTGAGCGGCGGCCGTCTGGCCGGCGAACAGGTCGCCGTGAACCAGCCCAACCTGCTGCAGAACCGCGACTACCCCGTGCTGAACAACTACCGCGACATGCTGGGCGGCATGTTCAGACGGATGTGGGGACTCAACCCAAACCAGCTGCAGCAGGTGTTCCCTCGGGCGAAACCGGGCGACCTCGGGCTGGTCTGA
- a CDS encoding DUF1800 domain-containing protein: MPTAATLRVRPLHMLCGLLLGLGLATSAGAQDIKPLGQGDLAWLRRDGFGLDSQTIARYEQLGRRRFLDRQLAGDDDSLPPAIRHLLDSYTVVNTPPDQLLVEFRRRFKSVRDMPAGDAKNAAKKALLKTRRQLFLQDAEVEMLHAVYGGNQLKEQMVWFWLNHFSVYAPKGPVGLFATDYEDRVIRPHALGKFKDLVMAVLQSPAMLVYLDNVHNVKSKTNENYARELMELHTLGVGSGYTQQDVQQLMAILTGAGIAPFARPGWHGRRMRPGFVRDGMFVFNPNKHDFSNKVFLGHTIRGSGYDEIEQAIDLIVRQPACAHFISQQLAEYFVADKPPPALVDAMARTFQHSDGDIAAVLRTLFTSKAVTADYGRKFKDPFRFVVSSMRLAYDGQPIRNAAPLVNWVRQMGEAPYGRITPDGWPLDSASWSGSGQMAKRFVVARAIGSGHNRLFDPAPTNSPDRMTPMTPHMPPTIQNTALFRASFAPHLSAATRKALAQARSPQQWNTYLLSSPDFNER, encoded by the coding sequence ATGCCCACTGCCGCCACGTTGCGCGTTCGCCCCCTTCACATGCTGTGCGGCCTGCTGCTGGGGCTCGGCCTGGCGACGTCGGCGGGCGCGCAGGACATCAAGCCACTGGGCCAGGGCGACCTGGCCTGGCTGCGCCGCGACGGCTTCGGCCTGGACAGCCAGACCATCGCCCGCTACGAGCAGCTTGGCCGGCGCCGCTTCCTCGACCGGCAGCTGGCCGGTGACGACGACAGCCTGCCGCCGGCGATCCGCCACCTGCTCGACAGCTACACCGTGGTGAACACACCGCCGGACCAGTTGCTGGTTGAGTTCCGACGACGCTTCAAGTCGGTCCGCGACATGCCGGCGGGCGACGCCAAGAACGCGGCCAAGAAGGCCCTGCTGAAAACCCGTCGCCAGCTGTTCCTGCAGGACGCCGAAGTGGAAATGCTGCACGCCGTCTACGGCGGCAACCAGTTGAAGGAACAGATGGTCTGGTTCTGGCTCAACCACTTCAGTGTCTATGCGCCGAAAGGCCCGGTCGGGCTGTTCGCCACCGATTACGAAGACCGCGTGATCCGCCCGCACGCGCTGGGCAAGTTCAAGGACCTGGTGATGGCGGTGCTGCAGAGCCCGGCCATGCTGGTGTATCTGGACAACGTGCACAACGTGAAGAGCAAGACCAACGAGAACTACGCCCGCGAACTGATGGAGCTGCACACGCTTGGCGTGGGCTCGGGCTATACCCAACAGGACGTGCAGCAACTGATGGCGATTCTCACCGGCGCCGGCATCGCGCCGTTCGCCCGGCCCGGCTGGCATGGCCGGCGCATGCGCCCCGGCTTCGTGCGCGACGGCATGTTCGTGTTCAACCCGAACAAGCACGATTTCAGCAACAAGGTGTTCCTGGGCCACACCATCCGCGGCAGCGGCTATGACGAGATCGAGCAGGCGATCGACCTGATCGTGCGGCAGCCAGCCTGCGCGCACTTCATTTCGCAGCAGCTGGCCGAGTACTTCGTCGCCGACAAGCCGCCGCCGGCGCTGGTCGACGCCATGGCACGCACCTTCCAGCACAGCGACGGCGACATCGCCGCAGTGCTGCGCACGCTGTTCACCTCCAAGGCGGTCACCGCCGATTATGGCCGCAAGTTCAAGGACCCGTTCCGCTTCGTGGTGTCGTCGATGCGACTGGCCTACGACGGCCAGCCGATCCGCAATGCCGCGCCACTGGTGAACTGGGTACGCCAGATGGGCGAGGCGCCATACGGGCGCATCACGCCGGACGGCTGGCCGCTCGACTCGGCAAGCTGGTCCGGCTCGGGACAGATGGCCAAACGCTTCGTGGTGGCGCGCGCCATCGGCAGCGGTCACAACCGACTGTTCGACCCCGCCCCGACCAACAGCCCCGACCGCATGACGCCGATGACGCCGCACATGCCGCCAACGATCCAGAACACCGCCCTGTTCCGCGCCAGCTTCGCTCCGCACCTGTCCGCCGCCACGCGCAAGGCGCTGGCCCAGGCCCGGTCGCCGCAGCAATGGAACACCTATCTGTTGTCGTCACCCGACTTCAATGAACGCTGA
- a CDS encoding ribonuclease E inhibitor RraB yields MKVVDELMQTAVADTELLRKLDAQGDQFSVTRDVEFLLRAPTADKARTAASFINDYQYGLATPQDLETSPSVLVIVRMPVEQHILQSVSGFMACVCQLFGLEYDGWGCVVQAADS; encoded by the coding sequence GTGAAGGTTGTCGACGAATTGATGCAAACTGCCGTCGCGGATACCGAGCTGCTTCGCAAGCTCGACGCTCAGGGCGATCAGTTCAGTGTCACACGCGACGTTGAGTTTCTCTTGCGTGCACCAACAGCGGACAAGGCAAGAACAGCTGCATCCTTCATCAACGACTACCAATACGGGCTGGCGACACCACAGGACCTCGAAACCTCGCCGAGCGTTCTAGTTATCGTTCGCATGCCTGTCGAGCAGCATATTCTGCAATCGGTGTCAGGATTTATGGCTTGCGTTTGCCAGCTGTTTGGCTTGGAGTACGACGGGTGGGGTTGCGTCGTGCAAGCGGCGGACTCCTAA